In one window of Ancylothrix sp. D3o DNA:
- a CDS encoding transposase family protein, with the protein MAAVTMASKKEIKMLTELLELEGVKVVSRHQHKGIGIILEIEPIHEESICPRCGEKSHKLHQNHQYIIKDLPWGESPVFLEINRRQFKCKQCKKPFSENLDFVGKRRTYTKRLAQKILQQVLENDINSVAKEGLVTTEEIERMLKDASSELADLKPRDLKKLGLDEIALIKGKGNYCAVLIDLESSKLIAIIGCISLLQMVQKMLS; encoded by the coding sequence GTGGCGGCAGTAACAATGGCTTCAAAAAAGGAAATTAAAATGCTCACAGAACTTCTGGAACTAGAAGGAGTAAAAGTGGTGTCACGCCATCAGCATAAAGGGATTGGAATAATTTTAGAGATAGAGCCAATCCATGAGGAAAGTATCTGTCCTCGTTGTGGGGAAAAAAGTCATAAATTACATCAAAACCATCAATATATAATTAAAGATTTACCTTGGGGAGAATCGCCAGTATTTTTAGAAATAAATAGACGACAGTTCAAATGTAAGCAATGTAAAAAGCCGTTTAGTGAAAATTTGGATTTCGTCGGAAAAAGAAGGACTTATACAAAAAGATTGGCTCAAAAAATCCTTCAACAAGTTTTAGAAAATGATATAAACAGTGTCGCAAAAGAAGGGTTAGTTACCACAGAAGAAATAGAAAGAATGTTAAAAGATGCCTCATCAGAATTAGCCGATTTAAAACCGAGGGATTTAAAAAAGCTAGGACTTGATGAAATAGCATTGATTAAAGGAAAAGGAAATTATTGTGCAGTTTTAATAGATTTAGAAAGCTCAAAGTTAATTGCTATCATCGGGTGCATCTCACTTTTGCAAATGGTTCAAAAAATGTTAAGCTGA